A genomic stretch from Caulobacter sp. FWC2 includes:
- a CDS encoding MFS transporter has product MVKLRLSIMMFAQYFAWGVWFVPLGAYMSKGLHFDTIIGAAYGMAGVATILSTLFVGMIADRFVAAEKLLGILSILAGAALLWVSTIRTSPSLFLFGCLLHFIFYASTIPLATAIAFNAMTDVGKEFPGIRVWGTVGWIVAGLLVGIVAGAAQTAMPMWIAAGIYIALGLYAFILPNTPPRATGRVVSLPALFGLDVILRHREPALWIFIACTLTLMIPRSFYDTYANAFFADKDLHLTLLGIRFEATGIQTAGQIFESLILVSLPFLLGRLGIKHVLMIGMGAWGVRFLLFAFGYQGGSVIMPMVLLGIIIHGVCYDFLIVSGQIYVDRKFDAEARSRAQSFFNLITQGIGVVVGSNIAGVVYAMNVEVGGGHDWKTIWIVPAVIACVAMLLFAFTFRETPGAQRADQADARLPVREPGNTRG; this is encoded by the coding sequence ATGGTCAAGTTGCGACTGTCGATCATGATGTTCGCGCAGTATTTCGCCTGGGGCGTCTGGTTCGTGCCGCTCGGCGCCTACATGAGCAAGGGCCTGCATTTCGATACGATCATCGGCGCGGCCTATGGCATGGCCGGTGTTGCGACGATTCTCTCAACCCTGTTTGTCGGCATGATCGCGGATCGCTTCGTCGCGGCGGAAAAGCTCCTCGGCATATTGTCGATCTTGGCCGGCGCGGCCTTGCTTTGGGTGTCGACGATCCGCACGTCGCCGTCGCTCTTCCTGTTCGGCTGCCTCCTGCATTTCATCTTCTATGCCTCGACCATTCCGCTCGCCACGGCGATCGCCTTCAACGCCATGACCGATGTCGGCAAGGAGTTTCCGGGCATCCGCGTGTGGGGCACGGTGGGCTGGATCGTCGCCGGCCTGCTGGTCGGCATCGTGGCCGGCGCCGCGCAGACGGCGATGCCGATGTGGATCGCCGCTGGCATCTATATTGCGCTCGGGCTCTACGCCTTCATCCTGCCCAACACGCCGCCGCGCGCAACCGGCCGGGTTGTCAGCCTTCCCGCGCTCTTTGGGCTGGACGTCATCTTGCGCCACCGTGAACCCGCGCTTTGGATTTTTATCGCCTGCACTCTGACGCTGATGATCCCGCGCAGCTTCTACGACACCTATGCCAACGCCTTCTTTGCCGACAAGGATCTGCACTTGACGCTGCTCGGCATTCGGTTTGAGGCGACGGGCATCCAGACGGCAGGTCAGATCTTCGAGTCGCTGATCCTGGTCAGCCTTCCGTTTCTACTCGGACGATTGGGCATCAAGCATGTGCTGATGATCGGCATGGGCGCTTGGGGTGTTCGCTTTCTGCTCTTTGCTTTTGGCTATCAGGGCGGAAGCGTGATTATGCCAATGGTGTTGCTGGGCATCATTATCCACGGCGTCTGCTACGATTTCCTGATCGTGTCCGGCCAGATCTATGTCGATCGCAAGTTCGATGCGGAGGCCCGGTCGCGAGCCCAGTCCTTCTTCAATCTCATCACCCAAGGTATCGGCGTCGTCGTCGGATCCAACATTGCCGGCGTCGTCTACGCGATGAATGTTGAAGTGGGTGGCGGCCACGACTGGAAGACGATCTGGATCGTACCGGCGGTGATCGCCTGTGTCGCGATGCTCCTGTTCGCGTTCACCTTCCGCGAGACGCCGGGCGCCCAGCGGGCAGATCAAGCGGACGCGCGGCTTCCAGTTCGCGAACCGGGCAATACGCGCGGATGA
- a CDS encoding Gfo/Idh/MocA family protein: MTREALRLGLIGGGPGSFIGPVHRMAACLDARFILAAGAFSRTREKSLAQAALWGVSADRAYDSIEALIAGEQHRDDAVQAIAIATPNDSHYAIAAAAIQAGLPVICDKPMTATLAEAEALAALVARTGCPFALTYAYTGYAMIREARARIASGAIGRVRKVMVDYPQGWLSDPIEADNVQAAWRTDPNRAGCGGAIGDIGVHAFQLAEYVSGLRVVELVADLSRVVAGRRLDDDCNILLRFEGGVPGVLTASQIATGERNGLKLRIHGEQGSLEWRHDAPADLIFRWPDARTEIIHAGSPGLHPTAQRAIRLPSGHPEGFIEAFATLYAGFADAIEGAQDSLNDLLPGIDDGLRSMRLIDRAVRSNDARAWLAFPGNGQ; this comes from the coding sequence ATGACGCGGGAAGCTCTCCGGCTAGGCCTCATCGGCGGTGGCCCCGGCAGTTTCATTGGTCCGGTGCACCGCATGGCGGCGTGCCTCGACGCGCGATTTATCCTCGCGGCGGGCGCTTTCAGTCGTACGCGGGAAAAGTCGCTCGCCCAGGCGGCCCTCTGGGGCGTTTCCGCCGATCGCGCCTATGACAGCATCGAAGCTTTGATCGCGGGCGAACAACACCGAGACGACGCCGTCCAGGCCATCGCCATCGCGACGCCCAACGACAGCCACTATGCGATTGCCGCGGCGGCGATTCAGGCGGGCTTGCCGGTCATCTGCGACAAGCCGATGACCGCGACGCTGGCCGAGGCCGAGGCGTTGGCCGCTCTTGTGGCGCGGACCGGATGCCCCTTTGCGCTCACCTATGCCTATACGGGCTACGCGATGATCCGAGAGGCGCGCGCGCGGATCGCGTCCGGCGCGATCGGACGGGTCCGCAAGGTCATGGTCGATTACCCGCAGGGCTGGCTGTCCGACCCGATCGAGGCTGACAATGTCCAGGCCGCGTGGCGGACCGATCCCAATCGCGCGGGCTGCGGCGGGGCGATCGGCGATATCGGCGTCCATGCTTTCCAGCTCGCGGAATATGTCAGCGGATTGAGGGTGGTGGAGTTGGTGGCGGACCTGTCCCGCGTCGTCGCCGGGCGGCGACTGGACGATGATTGCAATATCCTGCTGCGCTTCGAGGGCGGCGTGCCCGGCGTGCTGACCGCGTCGCAGATCGCGACGGGCGAGCGCAATGGGCTCAAGCTGCGCATCCATGGCGAGCAGGGCAGTCTCGAATGGCGGCATGACGCGCCGGCCGACCTGATTTTCCGATGGCCCGACGCGCGAACCGAAATCATTCACGCCGGCAGTCCCGGCCTGCACCCGACTGCGCAGCGCGCGATTCGCCTGCCGAGTGGGCATCCCGAAGGCTTCATTGAGGCCTTCGCAACGCTCTATGCCGGTTTCGCCGACGCCATCGAAGGCGCCCAGGATTCGCTGAACGACCTATTGCCCGGCATCGACGACGGCCTGCGATCGATGCGGTTGATCGATCGCGCCGTGCGCTCGAACGACGCCCGCGCGTGGCTGGCCTTTCCGGGGAACGGACAATGA
- a CDS encoding sugar phosphate isomerase/epimerase: MKTIKGPGIFLAQFLSDQPPFDTLDHLAEWAAGLGYVALQIPATPHLIDLETAAESQAYCDDLRARLDKHGLVVSELSTHLQGQLVAVHPAYDRLFDGFCAEAVRGNPQERQAWAVEQVKLGARASQRLGLDAHATFSGALAWPYMYPWPQRPSGLIDEAFTELARRWRPILDTFEDCGVDCAFEIHPGEDLHDGATFERFLDGVDQHPRARILYDPSHLLLQQLDYLAFLDIYHTRISCFHVKDAEFRPNGRSGLYGGYQNWVDRPGRFRSPGDGQIEFGAIFSKMAANDYSGWAVLEWECALKHPEDGAREGAPFIRDHIIRVTPRAFDDFTSSETDRNADRALLGLPPELGPQGPTNPTSQPGAL, encoded by the coding sequence ATGAAGACGATCAAGGGCCCCGGGATCTTCCTGGCGCAGTTCCTATCCGACCAGCCGCCGTTCGATACGCTGGATCATCTGGCCGAATGGGCGGCCGGACTTGGCTATGTCGCCCTGCAGATTCCCGCCACGCCGCACCTGATCGACCTCGAAACGGCGGCGGAAAGCCAGGCCTATTGCGACGACCTTCGCGCCCGGCTCGACAAGCACGGTCTCGTGGTGAGCGAGCTTTCGACCCATCTGCAGGGCCAACTGGTCGCGGTGCATCCCGCCTATGATCGGCTGTTCGACGGATTCTGCGCCGAGGCCGTGCGGGGCAATCCGCAGGAACGACAAGCCTGGGCGGTCGAGCAGGTCAAGCTCGGCGCCCGCGCCAGCCAGCGGCTCGGCCTCGACGCGCACGCCACCTTCTCCGGCGCCTTGGCATGGCCCTATATGTATCCGTGGCCGCAGCGCCCATCTGGACTGATCGACGAGGCCTTCACGGAGCTTGCTCGGCGCTGGCGCCCGATCCTCGACACCTTCGAGGACTGCGGCGTCGATTGCGCCTTTGAGATCCATCCAGGCGAGGATTTGCACGACGGCGCGACTTTCGAGCGGTTCCTCGATGGCGTCGATCAGCACCCCCGCGCGCGCATCCTCTACGACCCGAGCCATCTGCTGTTGCAACAGCTCGATTATCTGGCTTTTCTCGACATCTATCACACGCGGATTAGCTGCTTCCACGTCAAGGATGCGGAGTTCCGACCCAATGGTCGGAGCGGTCTCTATGGGGGCTATCAGAATTGGGTCGATCGCCCAGGGCGGTTCCGCTCGCCGGGCGACGGGCAGATCGAGTTCGGCGCGATCTTCTCGAAAATGGCCGCTAACGACTATTCGGGTTGGGCCGTGCTCGAATGGGAGTGCGCGCTTAAGCATCCCGAGGACGGCGCGCGCGAGGGAGCGCCGTTCATCCGTGACCACATTATCCGCGTCACGCCCCGCGCCTTCGACGATTTCACTTCAAGCGAGACTGATCGCAACGCCGATCGCGCGCTGCTCGGGCTTCCTCCCGAGCTTGGCCCGCAGGGCCCCACCAATCCCACTTCACAACCCGGAGCGCTTTGA
- a CDS encoding cytochrome c family protein, which yields MAPVAVFSANAMPAAPPDNAAGARTFSTCQACHTIEKGGRNGIGPNLGGVIGRRAGSVAGFNYSAAMKNSGIIWDAKVLDEFLAAPTKKVPGTKMPISVLDPAKRAALIAYLSSRPAQ from the coding sequence TTGGCCCCGGTCGCCGTGTTCAGCGCCAATGCAATGCCCGCCGCCCCGCCGGACAATGCCGCCGGCGCGCGGACCTTCAGCACCTGCCAAGCCTGCCACACGATCGAAAAAGGTGGACGCAACGGCATCGGTCCCAATCTGGGGGGCGTGATCGGTCGCCGCGCCGGCTCGGTCGCCGGCTTCAACTATTCGGCGGCGATGAAGAATTCCGGCATCATATGGGATGCGAAGGTGCTCGACGAATTTCTCGCGGCACCGACCAAAAAAGTTCCGGGGACGAAGATGCCGATCAGCGTCCTCGATCCGGCCAAGCGGGCCGCATTGATCGCGTATCTGTCGTCGAGGCCCGCCCAATAG
- a CDS encoding DNA-binding transcriptional regulator encodes MTKRKFKSDAFEAIHDTVAGMHRAGTIDKATMRDFDATCLTVPPMIEPAQIKQLRESNHVSQPVFARYLNTSESTVEKWEAGAKKPSGVALKLLAIVQKHGLQILA; translated from the coding sequence ATGACCAAGCGCAAGTTTAAGAGCGACGCCTTCGAGGCGATCCATGACACCGTCGCCGGGATGCACCGGGCCGGCACGATCGACAAGGCCACGATGCGCGACTTCGACGCCACGTGCTTGACCGTGCCGCCGATGATTGAGCCCGCGCAGATCAAGCAGCTGCGCGAAAGCAATCACGTTAGCCAACCGGTCTTCGCTCGCTATCTCAACACCAGCGAAAGCACCGTGGAGAAGTGGGAGGCCGGAGCCAAGAAGCCCAGCGGCGTGGCGCTCAAGCTGCTGGCGATCGTCCAGAAGCACGGGTTGCAAATTCTTGCTTAG
- a CDS encoding type II toxin-antitoxin system RelE/ParE family toxin, producing MTEAKDVARVFKTAWFTKAAKKALIKDSELCAAVAAAMAGQADDLGGGVFKKRLDKNRSRSIILAKGRRYWVYAYLFAKKDRANIDDDELKAFRKLADLYAEKTDVEIDRELQAKVIVEICHDQAQV from the coding sequence ATGACCGAGGCCAAGGACGTCGCGCGGGTCTTCAAGACGGCTTGGTTCACCAAGGCGGCCAAGAAAGCACTGATCAAAGACAGCGAGCTTTGCGCGGCGGTTGCGGCGGCCATGGCTGGCCAGGCCGATGATCTGGGTGGCGGGGTGTTCAAAAAGCGCCTCGACAAGAACCGCAGCCGCAGCATCATCCTGGCCAAGGGCCGAAGGTATTGGGTTTACGCCTATCTGTTCGCGAAGAAGGACAGGGCGAATATCGACGACGACGAATTGAAGGCCTTTCGCAAGCTGGCCGACCTCTACGCCGAAAAGACCGATGTGGAGATCGACAGGGAGCTACAGGCCAAGGTGATTGTGGAGATCTGTCATGACCAAGCGCAAGTTTAA
- a CDS encoding DUF6118 family protein yields MDQDIGSEAPVDPAAVAFEALRREVALLNVALTGLAAERASAPDYSETLEEIAQGVRVAVGRIGKLATSPALAAMPGEIARQIAAAGDEARRQDRATLHQAQEMLQRAAGDLRGWVDTARLASVQNWRLLQAALAGVVGGAILGASFPVIVAQAAPEQWAWPERRAARVLHRDMWPAGERLLAVADSQRWREMQAARRIVEQNRDVLARCVTAAQKAKGAMRCLISVDSLNAP; encoded by the coding sequence ATGGATCAGGACATCGGATCAGAGGCGCCAGTCGATCCGGCGGCGGTCGCGTTCGAGGCGTTGCGGCGGGAGGTGGCCTTGCTGAATGTCGCTCTGACAGGGCTAGCCGCCGAACGCGCGTCGGCGCCAGACTACAGCGAGACGCTCGAGGAGATCGCTCAAGGCGTGAGGGTCGCGGTTGGACGGATAGGGAAGCTGGCGACGAGTCCAGCGTTGGCGGCTATGCCCGGTGAAATAGCGCGGCAGATCGCGGCGGCCGGTGATGAGGCTCGCCGGCAGGACCGCGCGACCTTGCATCAAGCCCAGGAGATGCTTCAACGGGCGGCCGGCGATCTTCGCGGCTGGGTCGATACGGCGCGTTTGGCCAGCGTGCAGAACTGGCGATTGTTGCAAGCGGCGTTGGCCGGTGTGGTCGGGGGCGCGATCTTGGGCGCGAGCTTTCCGGTCATCGTTGCGCAGGCGGCTCCAGAACAATGGGCTTGGCCCGAGAGGAGGGCGGCCCGCGTGCTTCACCGCGATATGTGGCCGGCTGGTGAGCGGCTGCTGGCTGTTGCTGACTCGCAGCGTTGGCGGGAGATGCAAGCCGCGCGGCGGATCGTCGAGCAAAACCGCGACGTGTTGGCTCGGTGTGTAACGGCAGCTCAGAAAGCCAAGGGCGCAATGCGCTGCCTGATCAGCGTGGACTCCTTGAACGCGCCATGA
- the traA gene encoding Ti-type conjugative transfer relaxase TraA: MAIFHFSVKVISRATGASAVASAAYRSASRLHDERLDRDHDFTNKSGVVHSEVMLPDGAPGHLSDRATLWNTVEAGEKRKDAQLSREVEFAIPREMDQAQGIELARDFVQREMVDRGMVADLNVHWDIGPDGLAKPHAHVMLSMREVGEDGFGAKVRDWNRTELVEHWREAWADHVNERLAQLDIDARIDHRSLEHQGIDLEPQNKIGPAAGRRADEGLEADRLDEHHEIARANGERIIADPRIALDAITKSQATFTRRDLAMFIHRHSDGKEQFDRAMGAVQASPDLVALGQDRRGQDRFTSREMIAVEDRLHRASTLMAERRAHRVSELDQRRAMTRAEQRGLVLSGEQKAAFEHVTQSRDLGVVVGYAGTGKSALLGVAREAWEDAGYHVRGLALSGIAAENLEGGSGIASRTIASLEHQWSQGRELLDARDVLVIDEAGMIGSRQMERLLSAADKAGAKVVLVGDPEQIQAIEAGAAFRSIAERHSHVEITQVRRQHEDWQRDATRHLATGRTGEALAAYDARGMVHAAETRDQAREDLVARWDRDRLNEPGKSRIILTHTNDEVRDLNLTARERLRQAGALGEDVAVKAERGERAFAAGDRLMFLKNDRGLGVKNGMLGEIEQVSPTQITVRLDAGRSVAFDLKDYAQVDHGYAATIHKSQGVTVDRTHVLATPGMDRHGAYVALSRHRDSVQVHYGRDEFEDLGKLTRVLSRERVKDMASDFAERRDIRVPASMRPKDQPQRERGMFAGFRPAGPAHQPAAPARDHDQLAQRQAMERHARAAADVMRMNDRGLPVLAHQRRALEEAREAMGKIGAHATKDLERAYVRDPGLAGETASGRTQRAIRVLQLEAEVRADPRLRADRFVERWQGLERQRSALHRAGDMTGAGQVKDRMGAMAKSLERDPQVDSLLRARRPELGLPAEIGRSVGQGLSDYLGIGRGRGLGL; the protein is encoded by the coding sequence ATGGCGATCTTCCACTTCTCCGTCAAAGTCATCAGCCGCGCCACCGGGGCCAGCGCCGTGGCCTCGGCCGCCTATCGCTCAGCCTCGCGGCTGCACGACGAGCGGCTGGATCGCGACCACGACTTCACCAACAAGAGCGGCGTCGTCCATTCCGAGGTCATGCTGCCGGACGGCGCGCCCGGGCATCTGTCGGACCGCGCGACGCTTTGGAACACGGTCGAGGCCGGCGAGAAGCGTAAGGACGCCCAGCTCTCACGCGAGGTCGAGTTCGCCATCCCGCGCGAGATGGATCAAGCGCAGGGCATCGAGTTGGCCCGCGACTTCGTCCAGCGCGAGATGGTCGATCGCGGCATGGTCGCCGATCTCAATGTGCATTGGGATATTGGCCCCGACGGACTGGCCAAGCCCCATGCCCACGTCATGCTGTCGATGCGCGAAGTGGGCGAAGACGGGTTCGGCGCCAAGGTCCGCGACTGGAACCGCACCGAGCTGGTCGAGCATTGGCGCGAGGCCTGGGCCGATCACGTCAATGAGCGGCTAGCGCAACTCGACATCGACGCGCGGATCGATCACCGCAGCCTGGAACACCAGGGCATCGACCTTGAGCCGCAGAACAAGATCGGCCCCGCCGCTGGCCGCAGAGCGGACGAAGGCCTGGAGGCCGATCGGCTCGACGAACATCACGAGATCGCGCGAGCCAATGGCGAGCGGATCATCGCCGATCCGCGCATCGCCCTGGACGCCATCACCAAGAGCCAAGCGACCTTCACCCGCCGCGATCTGGCGATGTTCATTCACCGCCATTCGGACGGCAAGGAGCAGTTCGATCGGGCGATGGGCGCGGTGCAGGCCTCGCCCGATCTCGTCGCCTTGGGTCAGGACCGGCGCGGACAGGACCGGTTCACCAGCCGCGAGATGATCGCGGTCGAGGACCGTCTGCATCGCGCCTCCACCTTGATGGCGGAGCGTCGGGCGCACCGGGTCAGCGAGCTGGATCAGCGCCGCGCCATGACGCGGGCCGAGCAGCGCGGCCTCGTCCTCTCCGGCGAGCAGAAGGCGGCGTTCGAGCACGTCACCCAGTCCCGCGATCTGGGCGTGGTGGTTGGCTATGCCGGCACGGGCAAGTCGGCGTTGCTGGGCGTGGCGCGTGAGGCCTGGGAGGACGCCGGCTATCACGTCCGGGGTCTGGCGCTGTCGGGCATCGCCGCCGAGAACCTGGAGGGCGGATCGGGCATCGCCTCACGCACCATCGCCAGTCTTGAGCATCAGTGGAGCCAGGGGCGCGAACTGCTGGACGCCCGCGACGTGTTGGTGATCGACGAGGCCGGCATGATCGGATCGCGGCAGATGGAGCGGCTGCTGTCGGCGGCCGACAAGGCCGGGGCCAAGGTGGTGCTGGTCGGCGATCCCGAGCAGATTCAGGCGATCGAAGCCGGGGCGGCGTTCCGGTCGATCGCCGAGCGTCATTCCCACGTCGAGATCACTCAGGTTCGCCGGCAGCATGAGGACTGGCAGCGCGACGCCACGCGGCATCTGGCCACCGGCCGGACGGGCGAAGCGCTGGCGGCCTATGACGCGCGCGGCATGGTTCATGCGGCCGAAACGCGCGACCAGGCACGCGAGGATCTGGTCGCGCGGTGGGACCGCGACCGACTCAACGAGCCGGGCAAGAGCCGGATCATCCTGACCCACACCAATGACGAGGTCCGCGATCTCAATCTGACGGCGCGCGAGCGGTTACGCCAGGCTGGAGCCTTGGGGGAGGACGTGGCGGTCAAGGCCGAGCGCGGCGAGCGCGCCTTCGCGGCCGGCGACCGCCTGATGTTCCTGAAGAACGATCGCGGGCTTGGCGTGAAGAACGGCATGTTGGGTGAGATCGAGCAGGTCTCGCCGACCCAGATCACCGTGCGTCTCGACGCCGGACGGTCGGTGGCCTTCGATCTCAAGGACTATGCCCAGGTCGATCATGGCTATGCGGCCACCATCCATAAGAGCCAGGGCGTCACCGTCGATCGGACCCATGTGCTGGCGACGCCGGGTATGGACCGCCACGGCGCCTATGTCGCCCTGTCGCGGCATCGCGACAGCGTGCAGGTCCATTACGGCCGTGACGAGTTCGAGGATCTGGGCAAGCTAACCCGCGTGCTGTCGCGCGAGCGGGTCAAGGACATGGCCAGTGACTTCGCCGAGCGGCGCGACATCCGCGTGCCGGCGTCTATGCGCCCGAAGGATCAGCCGCAGCGCGAGCGCGGCATGTTCGCCGGGTTCCGGCCGGCCGGCCCAGCGCATCAGCCGGCGGCGCCGGCGCGCGATCACGACCAGCTTGCGCAGCGCCAGGCGATGGAGCGCCACGCCCGCGCCGCGGCCGACGTCATGCGGATGAACGACCGCGGCTTGCCGGTGCTCGCCCATCAGCGGCGGGCGCTGGAGGAGGCGCGCGAGGCGATGGGGAAGATCGGCGCGCACGCCACCAAGGATCTGGAGCGGGCTTATGTCCGCGATCCAGGCTTAGCGGGTGAGACGGCCTCCGGCCGCACGCAGCGGGCGATCCGAGTCCTTCAGCTTGAGGCCGAGGTTCGCGCCGATCCGCGTCTGCGCGCCGATCGGTTCGTCGAGCGTTGGCAGGGCCTGGAGCGCCAGCGCTCAGCACTGCATCGCGCGGGCGACATGACAGGGGCCGGCCAGGTCAAGGACCGCATGGGCGCGATGGCCAAGAGCCTGGAGCGCGATCCGCAGGTGGACTCGCTGCTGCGCGCCCGCAGGCCCGAGCTTGGGCTCCCCGCAGAGATTGGGCGGAGCGTGGGCCAGGGACTCTCGGACTACCTCGGCATCGGTCGCGGCCGAGGGCTTGGCTTGTAG
- a CDS encoding conjugal transfer protein TraD has product METAMRKPRDFDVELKTLEDKARTLKERKIKQLGELVIATGADALDVETLAGGLLGLVETKDAARKAEWRKHGAGFFRSGKAEPPRGAGGDQ; this is encoded by the coding sequence ATGGAGACTGCGATGCGCAAACCTCGGGACTTTGATGTTGAACTTAAGACGCTGGAAGACAAGGCCAGGACGTTGAAGGAGCGGAAGATCAAGCAGCTCGGCGAGCTGGTGATCGCCACAGGAGCTGACGCCTTGGATGTCGAGACCTTGGCGGGCGGGCTGCTTGGTCTGGTCGAGACGAAGGACGCGGCCCGCAAGGCGGAGTGGCGCAAACACGGCGCGGGGTTCTTTCGCAGCGGGAAGGCAGAACCTCCGCGCGGCGCTGGCGGCGACCAATGA
- a CDS encoding conjugal transfer protein TraD: protein MMQRRERTHHLIELGGLVHKAGLVELTGDDRAALYGAFLTLAMILQGEDREHTLALWRRGGKRAFDNEATGQ from the coding sequence ATGATGCAGCGGCGCGAGCGAACGCACCACCTGATCGAGTTGGGCGGCTTGGTGCACAAGGCCGGACTCGTCGAGCTGACCGGCGATGATCGTGCCGCGCTCTATGGCGCGTTTCTGACGCTGGCGATGATACTTCAGGGCGAGGACCGCGAACACACCCTGGCCCTCTGGCGGCGGGGCGGAAAGCGAGCGTTCGACAACGAGGCGACGGGCCAGTGA
- a CDS encoding MucR family transcriptional regulator, whose protein sequence is MDEKNAAMIGLTADVVAAFVGNNSVAVADLPNLIKTVHAALSGAEAPALEAAEDIVKPTAGQIRKSITPDALISFLDGKPYKTLKRHLTTHGVTIAEYKARFGLPNDYPTTAPAYSEARSAMAKALGLGQGGRKAKAPAKAPTKTTKARAKSA, encoded by the coding sequence ATGGATGAGAAGAACGCCGCGATGATCGGTTTGACCGCCGATGTGGTCGCCGCCTTTGTCGGCAACAATTCCGTGGCGGTCGCGGATCTGCCGAACCTGATCAAGACCGTTCACGCCGCCCTGTCCGGCGCCGAGGCCCCGGCGCTTGAAGCGGCCGAGGACATCGTCAAGCCGACCGCCGGGCAGATTCGCAAGAGCATCACGCCCGACGCGCTGATCAGCTTCCTAGATGGCAAGCCCTACAAGACCTTGAAGCGCCACCTGACCACGCACGGCGTGACGATCGCCGAGTACAAGGCCAGGTTCGGACTGCCCAACGACTACCCGACCACGGCGCCGGCCTACAGCGAAGCACGTAGCGCGATGGCTAAGGCGCTCGGTCTTGGCCAAGGCGGTCGCAAAGCCAAGGCGCCAGCTAAGGCGCCAACCAAGACCACGAAGGCTCGCGCCAAAAGCGCCTAG
- a CDS encoding IS3 family transposase (programmed frameshift), with the protein MKRSRFTEEQIIGILREQEAGVPVADLCRKHGLSSPTFYKWKAKYGGLDVSEARRLKALEDENAKLKRMLADAMLDNVALKDLLGKKVVTPAAHREAAAYLRSAYEMSERRACRVLGVDRSSVRYQATRPDDGVLRERLKALAQERRRFGYRRLHVLLRREGHAVNKKRVQRLYREEKLTVRRRGGRKRAVGTRRPLEVPLTPNQRWSLDFVSDQMTDGRRFRILTVIDNCTRECLALVADTSLSGRRVARELDAIIAQRGRRPDTIVSDNGTEYTSNAILAWTDDSGVGWHYIAPGKPQQNGYNESFNGRLRDELLNETLFRSLPHARAVLETWRRDYNEHRPHSKLGWMTPREYASAFCGETGRHAAQADSSAHRPLATHQHQGSNQPRTLVMAG; encoded by the exons ATGAAGCGATCACGGTTCACGGAAGAACAGATCATAGGGATCCTGCGTGAGCAGGAGGCGGGCGTCCCGGTGGCGGACCTGTGCCGCAAGCACGGGCTCAGCTCGCCGACCTTCTACAAGTGGAAGGCCAAGTACGGCGGGCTGGACGTGTCGGAGGCGCGGCGGCTAAAGGCGCTTGAAGACGAGAACGCCAAGCTCAAGCGGATGCTGGCCGACGCGATGCTCGACAATGTCGCGCTGAAGGATCTGCTGGGAAAAA AAGTGGTGACGCCCGCCGCGCATCGGGAGGCCGCAGCCTATCTGCGGTCGGCCTACGAGATGAGCGAGCGGCGGGCGTGCCGGGTCCTGGGCGTGGATCGCAGCAGCGTGCGCTACCAAGCCACGCGGCCCGACGACGGTGTCCTGCGCGAGCGGCTCAAGGCCCTGGCCCAGGAGCGCCGCCGGTTCGGCTATCGCCGGCTGCACGTGCTGCTGCGGCGCGAGGGGCACGCGGTCAACAAGAAGCGGGTCCAGCGGCTTTATCGCGAGGAGAAGCTCACCGTGCGCCGGCGCGGCGGACGCAAACGGGCGGTCGGCACGCGGCGGCCCCTGGAGGTCCCGCTGACGCCCAACCAGCGCTGGAGCCTGGACTTCGTGTCCGACCAGATGACCGACGGCCGCCGGTTCCGGATCCTGACGGTGATCGACAACTGCACGCGCGAGTGCCTGGCCCTGGTGGCCGATACCTCGCTGTCAGGCCGGCGGGTGGCGCGTGAGCTGGACGCCATCATCGCCCAGCGTGGACGTCGGCCCGACACCATCGTCAGCGACAATGGGACCGAATACACGTCCAACGCTATCCTGGCCTGGACCGACGACAGCGGCGTGGGCTGGCACTACATCGCGCCGGGCAAGCCCCAGCAGAACGGTTACAACGAGAGCTTCAACGGCCGGCTACGCGACGAACTGCTGAACGAGACCCTGTTCCGGTCGCTGCCGCACGCCCGCGCCGTGCTGGAGACCTGGCGGCGCGACTACAACGAGCACCGGCCCCACTCCAAGCTCGGCTGGATGACGCCCAGGGAGTACGCCAGCGCCTTCTGCGGAGAGACCGGCCGGCACGCTGCGCAGGCTGATAGCTCCGCGCACCGGCCTCTTGCCACCCACCAACACCAAGGCTCAAATCAACCCAGGACTCTCGTTATGGCTGGATGA
- a CDS encoding helix-turn-helix transcriptional regulator — MLTASQIRAARALVDWSGPKLAEAAGLSLPTIRRMESAVGPGRSSVDNVEAVQRALEAAGVIFQMADDTAGPGVRLKK; from the coding sequence ATGCTGACGGCGTCGCAAATCCGGGCGGCGCGGGCGCTTGTCGATTGGAGCGGACCCAAGCTCGCGGAGGCGGCGGGCCTGTCCTTGCCAACGATCCGCCGAATGGAAAGCGCCGTTGGACCAGGTCGTAGTTCGGTCGATAACGTGGAAGCCGTACAGCGTGCGCTGGAGGCGGCCGGCGTCATCTTTCAGATGGCCGACGATACGGCCGGCCCAGGCGTGCGCTTGAAGAAGTAG